The Candidatus Omnitrophota bacterium genome contains the following window.
TGCAAAATAATGCCGAGAAAGCCAAGGTCCGCAGGATGTTTGACGGCACCGTTACAAGTGACAAGATGGACAAGACGATAGTTGTAAGCGTGATGAGTTTTTCCCGTCATCCGAAATACAAAAAGACCATGAAGCGATATGTGAAGTTTAAGGTT
Protein-coding sequences here:
- the rpsQ gene encoding 30S ribosomal protein S17, translating into MQNNAEKAKVRRMFDGTVTSDKMDKTIVVSVMSFSRHPKYKKTMKRYVKFKVHDEGNEAKEGDRVRIVETRPLSRDKRWRLVEILEKNIQ